From Salipiger profundus, a single genomic window includes:
- a CDS encoding glutathione S-transferase family protein, which produces MTDLSQFPITARWPAAHPDRIQLYSYPTPNGVKAAIALEEMALPYEAHTVPLGDEYVKSAAFTSLNPNGKIPAIIDPDGPDGTPFGLFESGAILLYLAEKSGRFLGETARERHEIQQWLMFQMGGTGPMFGQLGFFYKLGGAEIEDPRPRNRYINEARRLLGVVETALDGRDWIAGSYSVADMALAPWLRALDFYGAREVTGWHDHPNCVAYLERFLERPAVRTGLEIPPTA; this is translated from the coding sequence GTGACCGACCTGTCGCAATTCCCGATCACTGCCCGCTGGCCTGCGGCCCATCCCGACCGCATCCAGCTTTATTCCTATCCCACGCCGAACGGCGTGAAGGCGGCCATCGCGCTCGAGGAGATGGCCCTGCCCTACGAGGCCCACACCGTGCCGCTCGGCGACGAATACGTGAAAAGCGCGGCCTTCACCTCGCTCAACCCCAACGGCAAGATCCCCGCGATCATCGACCCCGACGGCCCCGACGGCACGCCCTTCGGCCTTTTCGAAAGCGGCGCGATCCTGCTCTACCTCGCCGAGAAGTCCGGCCGCTTCCTAGGCGAGACCGCGCGCGAGCGCCACGAGATCCAGCAATGGCTGATGTTCCAGATGGGCGGGACGGGCCCGATGTTCGGCCAGCTCGGGTTCTTCTACAAGCTGGGCGGCGCCGAGATCGAGGACCCGCGCCCCCGCAACCGCTACATCAACGAGGCCAGGCGCCTGCTCGGCGTGGTCGAGACCGCGCTCGACGGTCGCGACTGGATCGCCGGCAGCTACTCCGTCGCCGACATGGCGTTGGCGCCCTGGCTGCGCGCCCTCGACTTCTACGGCGCCCGCGAGGTCACGGGATGGCACGACCACCCCAACTGCGTCGCCTACCTCGAGCGCTTCCTCGAGCGCCCCGCGGTGCGGACCGGCCTCGAGATCCCGCCGACCGCCTGA
- the mscL gene encoding large conductance mechanosensitive channel protein MscL — MINEFRDFIAKGNVMDMAVGIIVGAAFTGIVQSLVGDILNPIIALFTGGIDFSGWFYALDGGDYVSIDAAKEAGAPVFAVGRFLMAVINFFIIAFVVFVLVKMVNRVKAAAEKPDEVAPEVKTGPSQLDILIEIRDALRK, encoded by the coding sequence GTGATCAACGAATTCCGGGACTTCATCGCCAAGGGCAATGTCATGGACATGGCCGTGGGCATCATCGTGGGTGCGGCCTTTACCGGGATCGTGCAGTCGCTGGTGGGCGACATCCTCAACCCGATCATCGCGCTGTTTACCGGTGGCATCGACTTCTCGGGATGGTTCTACGCGCTCGACGGCGGCGACTACGTCTCGATCGACGCGGCGAAGGAGGCGGGGGCGCCGGTCTTCGCGGTGGGGCGCTTCCTGATGGCGGTGATCAACTTCTTCATCATCGCCTTCGTGGTCTTCGTTCTGGTGAAGATGGTGAACCGGGTGAAGGCGGCGGCAGAGAAGCCCGACGAGGTTGCCCCCGAGGTGAAGACCGGGCCCTCGCAGCTCGACATCCTCATCGAGATCCGCGACGCCCTCAGGAAGTGA
- a CDS encoding cation diffusion facilitator family transporter — MSKAMKIAYGSVLVGLAVLAIKALAWWLTGSVALLSDALESIVNVATALAALIALRIAQQPPDADHPFGHHKAEYFSAVLEGALIVIAAVLILHEAWGAFRDPRVIEAPWTGLAINLGAGVLNGIWCWVLLREGRALRSPALLADGKHLLTDVVSSIGVTVGVVLAVLTGWYWLDPALAALVAVNILWSGWQVMRGSVGGLMDEAAPDDEVEQMRVLISDNAEGAVEAHDLRSRRAGRVLFVEFHLVVPGDMSVDSAHDICDRIEGALHHAFEGSRVTIHVEPEHKAKHSGIVVL; from the coding sequence ATGAGCAAAGCCATGAAAATCGCCTACGGCAGCGTGCTGGTGGGCCTCGCGGTGCTCGCGATCAAGGCGTTGGCCTGGTGGTTGACGGGCTCCGTCGCGCTGCTGTCGGACGCGCTGGAAAGCATCGTCAACGTGGCCACGGCGCTGGCGGCGCTGATCGCGCTGCGGATCGCGCAGCAGCCGCCCGACGCCGACCATCCCTTCGGCCACCACAAGGCGGAGTATTTCAGTGCGGTGCTCGAGGGCGCCCTGATCGTCATCGCGGCCGTTCTCATCCTGCACGAGGCCTGGGGGGCCTTTCGCGATCCGCGTGTGATCGAGGCACCTTGGACGGGGCTCGCGATCAACCTTGGGGCGGGGGTGCTCAACGGCATCTGGTGCTGGGTGCTGCTGCGCGAGGGGCGGGCGCTGCGCTCGCCGGCGCTTTTGGCCGATGGCAAGCACCTGCTCACGGACGTGGTGTCCTCGATCGGGGTGACCGTGGGCGTGGTGCTGGCGGTGCTCACCGGATGGTACTGGCTCGACCCGGCGCTCGCCGCGCTGGTGGCGGTCAACATCCTCTGGTCGGGCTGGCAGGTGATGCGCGGCTCGGTCGGCGGGCTCATGGACGAGGCCGCTCCCGACGACGAGGTCGAACAGATGCGGGTGCTGATCTCGGACAACGCCGAGGGCGCGGTCGAGGCGCACGACCTGCGGTCGCGGCGCGCGGGGCGGGTGCTCTTCGTCGAGTTCCACCTGGTGGTTCCGGGCGACATGAGCGTGGATTCGGCGCATGACATCTGCGACCGGATCGAGGGGGCGTTGCATCATGCCTTCGAGGGCAGCCGCGTGACGATCCACGTCGAGCCAGAGCACAAGGCCAAGCACAGCGGCATCGTCGTTCTCTGA
- the ald gene encoding alanine dehydrogenase, with the protein MQIGCPTEVKAQEFRVGLTPNAAREAVAQGHDVLIQSGAGLGAGFEDADYTAAGARIVPGAEEVFAEAEMIVKVKEPQPAERAMLREGQLLFTYLHLAPDPGQTEDLLRSGATCIAYETVTDARGGLPLLAPMSEVAGRLAPQMGAWALQKANGGRGVLMGGVPGVGPANVVVVGGGNVGTHAARIAAGMGAEVTVLDRSLPRLRYLDDVFGTTFRNRYSTEGALAELLAEADMVIGAVLIPGAAAPKLVSRAMLADMKPGAVLVDVAIDQGGCFETSHATTHDDPVYEVDGIQHYCVANMPGAVPRTSTIALGNATLPFILALADKGWRTACAEDPHLRAGLNVHAGRLTNLAVGEALGRDAITPEEALKNG; encoded by the coding sequence ATGCAAATCGGTTGCCCCACGGAAGTCAAAGCGCAGGAATTCCGGGTCGGTCTCACGCCCAACGCTGCGCGCGAAGCCGTGGCACAGGGTCACGACGTGCTGATCCAGAGCGGCGCCGGGCTTGGCGCCGGCTTCGAGGATGCGGACTACACCGCCGCCGGCGCCCGGATCGTGCCGGGTGCGGAAGAGGTCTTTGCCGAGGCGGAGATGATCGTCAAGGTGAAGGAGCCGCAGCCGGCGGAGCGCGCGATGCTGCGCGAGGGCCAGCTGCTCTTCACCTACCTGCACCTCGCCCCCGATCCCGGCCAGACCGAGGACCTGCTGCGTTCGGGCGCGACCTGCATCGCCTACGAGACGGTCACCGACGCGCGCGGCGGCCTTCCGCTGCTGGCGCCGATGTCCGAGGTCGCAGGCAGGCTCGCACCGCAGATGGGCGCCTGGGCGCTGCAGAAGGCCAACGGCGGTCGCGGCGTGCTGATGGGCGGCGTGCCCGGCGTCGGGCCGGCCAACGTGGTCGTGGTCGGCGGCGGCAACGTCGGCACCCACGCGGCCCGCATCGCGGCCGGAATGGGCGCCGAGGTCACTGTGCTCGACCGTTCCCTGCCGCGCCTGCGCTACCTCGACGACGTCTTCGGCACGACCTTCCGCAACCGCTACAGCACCGAGGGTGCGCTGGCCGAACTGCTGGCCGAGGCTGACATGGTGATCGGCGCGGTGCTGATCCCCGGTGCCGCCGCGCCCAAGCTCGTCAGCCGCGCGATGCTCGCCGACATGAAGCCCGGCGCCGTGCTCGTGGACGTGGCCATCGACCAGGGCGGCTGCTTCGAGACCTCGCACGCGACCACCCATGACGACCCCGTCTACGAGGTCGACGGCATCCAGCACTACTGCGTCGCAAACATGCCCGGCGCCGTGCCGCGCACCTCGACCATCGCGCTCGGCAACGCCACGCTGCCGTTCATCCTCGCACTGGCCGACAAGGGCTGGCGGACGGCCTGCGCGGAGGATCCGCACCTGCGGGCCGGGCTCAACGTGCACGCCGGACGGCTGACCAACCTCGCGGTGGGCGAGGCGCTCGGACGCGACGCGATCACCCCCGAAGAGGCGCTGAAAAACGGCTGA
- a CDS encoding Lrp/AsnC family transcriptional regulator, whose translation MEPDEIDRRILRVLQKQGRMSNAELSEQVNLSPSACHRRVQRLEAEGFIRGYVALLDARRMNMPTTVFVEITLSAQADEVLEAFEKAVALVPDVLECHLMAGNADYILKVVAEDTEDFARIHRQYLTRLPGVAQMQSSFALRTVFKTTALPV comes from the coding sequence ATGGAACCGGACGAGATCGACCGCCGCATCCTGCGCGTCCTGCAGAAGCAGGGGCGGATGTCTAACGCCGAGTTGTCGGAACAGGTAAACCTGTCGCCCTCGGCCTGTCACCGGCGGGTGCAGCGGCTCGAGGCCGAGGGGTTCATCCGTGGCTACGTCGCGCTGCTCGATGCGCGCCGGATGAACATGCCCACCACCGTCTTCGTCGAGATCACCCTGAGCGCGCAGGCCGACGAGGTGCTCGAGGCCTTCGAAAAGGCCGTGGCGCTGGTGCCGGACGTGCTCGAATGCCACCTCATGGCGGGCAACGCCGACTACATCCTCAAGGTCGTCGCCGAGGATACCGAGGATTTCGCGCGCATCCACCGCCAGTATCTCACCCGGTTGCCGGGGGTGGCGCAGATGCAGTCGAGCTTTGCCCTGCGCACCGTCTTCAAGACCACCGCGCTGCCGGTCTGA
- a CDS encoding GMC family oxidoreductase, which yields MSWDHVIIGAGSAGCVLAKRLAEGGRRVLLLEAGGRDTYHWIHVPMGYLYCIDNPRTDWCYRTAPDAGLNGRSLIYPRGKVLGGCSSINGMLYLRGQAADYDGWRQMGLAGWGWDDVLPYFRKSEDFVEGESEHHGAGGEWRVENQRLHWPVLDDWRDAAAEAGIPKVDDFNTGDNEGVSYFRVNQRNGWRMNTAKAFLRTTDSENLRVETHAHVLGLIFEGRKVVGVRYEQGGQTREARSGGDVILSAGAVNSPHLLQLSGIGPAEILREQGIEVAHDAPGVGGNLQDHLQLRCSWRLTGAKTLNQLANSLLGKMAIGLEYVARRSGPMSMAPSQLGAFAKSREGLETADVEFHVQPLSLDAFGSPLHKYPAITASVCNLRPESRGTVRLASNDPKEAPVIAPNYLSTEGDRRVAVDSIKLSRRVMAQQAMAKYAPEEIKPGPAYQSDEELAQAAGDVGTTIFHPVGTVRMGADDAAPLDAELRMRGIGGLRVVDASVMPRIVSGNTNSPTIMIAEKAADMILRA from the coding sequence ATGTCCTGGGATCACGTCATCATCGGTGCGGGCAGCGCGGGCTGCGTGCTGGCCAAGCGGCTGGCCGAGGGAGGCCGCCGCGTGCTGCTGCTCGAGGCCGGCGGGCGCGACACCTACCACTGGATCCATGTGCCCATGGGGTATCTCTACTGCATCGACAACCCGCGGACCGACTGGTGCTACCGCACCGCGCCCGACGCGGGGCTCAACGGCCGCTCGCTGATCTACCCGCGCGGCAAGGTGCTGGGCGGATGCTCCTCGATCAACGGCATGCTCTACCTGCGCGGGCAGGCGGCGGATTACGACGGCTGGAGGCAGATGGGCCTCGCCGGCTGGGGCTGGGACGACGTGCTGCCGTATTTCCGGAAGTCCGAGGATTTCGTCGAGGGCGAAAGCGAACACCATGGCGCGGGCGGCGAGTGGCGGGTCGAGAACCAGCGCCTGCACTGGCCGGTGCTCGACGACTGGCGCGATGCCGCCGCCGAGGCCGGCATCCCCAAGGTCGATGACTTCAACACCGGCGACAACGAGGGCGTCAGCTACTTCCGGGTCAACCAGCGCAACGGCTGGCGGATGAACACCGCAAAGGCCTTCCTGCGCACCACCGACAGCGAGAACCTGCGCGTCGAGACCCACGCGCATGTGCTGGGCCTGATCTTCGAGGGCCGCAAGGTTGTCGGCGTGCGCTACGAGCAGGGCGGGCAGACCCGCGAGGCCCGCTCGGGCGGCGATGTCATCCTGTCGGCGGGCGCGGTGAACTCGCCGCATCTGCTCCAGCTGTCGGGCATCGGCCCGGCAGAGATCCTGCGCGAGCAGGGCATCGAGGTGGCGCATGACGCGCCCGGTGTCGGCGGCAACCTGCAGGACCACCTGCAACTGCGCTGCTCGTGGCGGCTCACCGGCGCGAAAACGCTGAACCAGCTCGCCAACTCGCTGCTGGGGAAGATGGCGATCGGGCTGGAATACGTGGCGCGGCGCTCGGGCCCGATGTCGATGGCGCCCTCGCAGCTCGGCGCCTTCGCCAAGTCGCGCGAGGGGCTCGAGACCGCGGACGTGGAATTCCACGTGCAACCGCTGTCGCTCGACGCCTTCGGCTCGCCGCTGCACAAGTATCCGGCCATCACCGCGAGTGTCTGCAACCTGCGCCCGGAAAGCCGCGGCACCGTGCGCCTTGCCTCGAACGACCCGAAAGAGGCCCCGGTGATCGCGCCGAACTACCTCTCGACGGAAGGCGACCGGCGCGTGGCGGTGGACAGCATCAAGCTTTCGCGCCGGGTCATGGCGCAGCAGGCGATGGCGAAATACGCGCCCGAAGAGATCAAGCCGGGCCCGGCGTATCAGAGCGACGAGGAGCTCGCGCAGGCGGCCGGTGACGTCGGCACGACGATCTTCCACCCGGTCGGCACGGTCCGCATGGGCGCCGACGACGCGGCGCCGCTCGACGCGGAACTCCGGATGCGCGGCATCGGCGGCCTGCGGGTGGTGGATGCAAGCGTGATGCCGCGGATCGTCAGCGGCAACACCAACTCGCCCACGATCATGATCGCCGAAAAGGCCGCCGACATGATCCTCCGCGCCTGA
- the ccoS gene encoding cbb3-type cytochrome oxidase assembly protein CcoS: MNILLYLIPISLFLGGMGLVFFILTVKTKQYDDPEGNAQRILSGQYDDAPKQD, translated from the coding sequence ATGAATATCCTGCTCTACCTGATCCCGATCTCGCTGTTTCTCGGCGGTATGGGACTGGTGTTCTTCATCCTGACGGTGAAGACGAAGCAATACGACGATCCCGAGGGCAACGCGCAGCGCATTCTCTCGGGGCAGTACGACGACGCGCCGAAGCAGGACTGA
- a CDS encoding heavy metal translocating P-type ATPase, translating into MTAALRPPASACPACSAAPAAEALAAAQEPTDSTVVLSLPTIHCANCIRAVEEALAGTPGVQSARVNLTMKRVSIEADAGLTAADLIPVVTGAGYEAHELDTGALSATQTDKAGRDLLMRLAVAGFAMMNVMLLSISVWSGAEGPTRDMFHWISAAITLPTIAFSGQIFFRNAWSALKAGRLNMDVPISLAILLAVVTSLWETALSGEHAYFDAAIALTFFLLTGRYLDHRTRSIARSAAEELAALEVPRAWRLTAEGEEQVSVAELAVGDLLRVRPGGRMPVDGEITEGHSELDRSLLTGETLPVYAAPGTRVSAGEVNLTGPLVVRATAVGRETSLHRMADLVAVAESGRANYTPLADKAAKLYAPGVHILSALAFIGWFLYTADFRVALNIAAAVLIITCPCALGLAVPAVTTAASGRLFRKGLLIKDATALERLAEVDTVVFDKTGTLTSGTPQVTNIDDFTRADLQIALALAEGSAHPLSVALTAALREAGLARAEVEDITEVPGHGTQGRWRDRTVRLGRAAWTGGGQSELTSAWLQVGDGPAQAFTFTDSLRDGAEEAVRGLVEAGKRVILMSGDTTAAVEALARRLAIPQWIAEALPQDKATRIRALSDDGAKVLMVGDGLNDTAALAAAHVSISPASALDAARVASDIVLLGNALAPLPEAIATARRATKRIRENFGIATWYNVIAVPLAIAGLCSPLIAALAMSASSITVSLNALRLR; encoded by the coding sequence ATGACCGCCGCCCTGCGTCCGCCGGCCTCGGCCTGCCCCGCCTGCTCCGCCGCCCCCGCCGCCGAGGCACTGGCCGCGGCGCAGGAGCCCACCGACAGCACCGTCGTGCTCTCGCTGCCCACCATCCACTGCGCGAACTGCATCCGCGCGGTGGAAGAGGCGCTGGCCGGCACGCCCGGCGTGCAGTCCGCGCGGGTGAACCTGACCATGAAGCGGGTGAGCATCGAGGCCGACGCCGGCCTCACGGCGGCGGATCTGATCCCGGTGGTCACCGGCGCGGGCTACGAGGCGCATGAGCTCGACACCGGCGCGCTGTCGGCCACGCAGACCGACAAGGCGGGCCGCGACCTGCTGATGCGGCTCGCCGTGGCGGGCTTCGCCATGATGAACGTCATGCTGCTGTCGATCTCGGTCTGGTCCGGCGCCGAGGGGCCGACCCGCGACATGTTCCACTGGATCTCGGCGGCGATCACCCTGCCGACCATCGCCTTCTCGGGGCAGATCTTCTTCCGCAACGCCTGGTCGGCGCTCAAGGCCGGGCGGCTCAACATGGACGTGCCGATCTCGCTCGCGATCCTGCTCGCGGTCGTGACCTCGCTGTGGGAAACCGCGCTGTCGGGCGAACACGCCTATTTCGATGCCGCCATCGCGCTGACCTTCTTCCTGCTGACCGGGCGCTACCTCGACCATCGCACCCGTTCCATCGCGCGCTCGGCCGCCGAGGAACTGGCCGCGCTCGAGGTGCCGCGCGCCTGGCGCCTGACCGCCGAGGGCGAAGAGCAGGTCTCGGTCGCGGAACTTGCCGTCGGCGACCTGCTCCGTGTTCGCCCCGGCGGCCGGATGCCGGTCGATGGCGAGATCACCGAAGGACACTCCGAACTCGACCGCTCGCTGCTGACCGGCGAGACGCTGCCCGTCTACGCCGCCCCCGGCACCCGCGTGAGCGCCGGCGAGGTCAACCTGACCGGGCCGCTCGTGGTCCGCGCCACCGCCGTCGGCCGTGAGACCTCGCTGCATCGCATGGCCGATCTCGTGGCCGTGGCGGAATCGGGCCGCGCCAACTACACACCGCTCGCCGACAAGGCCGCGAAGCTCTACGCGCCCGGCGTCCACATCCTGTCGGCGCTCGCCTTCATCGGCTGGTTTCTCTACACCGCCGACTTCCGCGTCGCGCTGAACATCGCGGCGGCCGTGCTCATCATCACCTGCCCCTGCGCGCTCGGCCTCGCGGTGCCGGCGGTGACCACCGCCGCCTCGGGGCGGCTGTTCCGGAAGGGCCTGCTGATCAAGGACGCGACCGCGCTCGAACGGCTCGCCGAGGTCGACACCGTGGTCTTCGACAAGACCGGCACGCTCACCTCGGGCACGCCGCAGGTCACCAACATCGACGATTTCACCCGTGCCGACCTGCAGATCGCGCTGGCGCTTGCCGAGGGCTCGGCGCACCCGCTCTCGGTGGCGCTGACCGCCGCGCTGCGCGAGGCCGGCCTCGCGCGCGCCGAGGTCGAGGACATCACCGAGGTGCCCGGCCATGGCACGCAAGGCAGGTGGCGCGACCGCACCGTGCGGCTGGGCCGTGCCGCCTGGACCGGCGGCGGCCAGTCCGAGCTGACGTCGGCCTGGCTGCAGGTCGGCGACGGCCCGGCGCAGGCGTTCACCTTCACCGACAGCCTGCGCGACGGCGCTGAAGAGGCCGTGCGCGGTCTCGTCGAAGCCGGCAAGCGGGTGATCCTGATGTCGGGCGACACCACGGCGGCGGTCGAGGCGCTGGCGCGGCGGCTGGCCATTCCGCAATGGATCGCCGAGGCGCTGCCGCAGGACAAGGCGACACGGATCAGGGCCCTGTCCGACGATGGTGCAAAGGTGCTGATGGTCGGCGACGGGCTCAACGATACCGCCGCGCTGGCGGCAGCGCATGTGTCGATCTCGCCCGCCTCGGCGCTCGACGCGGCGCGGGTCGCGTCGGACATCGTGCTTCTGGGCAACGCGCTCGCACCGCTGCCGGAGGCCATCGCCACCGCGCGCCGCGCAACGAAGCGCATCCGCGAGAACTTCGGTATCGCGACGTGGTACAACGTCATCGCCGTGCCGCTCGCCATCGCGGGATTGTGCTCGCCGCTGATCGCCGCATTGGCCATGTCGGCCTCGTCGATTACCGTTTCGCTGAACGCGCTGAGACTGAGGTGA
- a CDS encoding FixH family protein, which produces MTREFKLTGWHVLAIFVGAFGVIIGVNVALAWNAVATFPGLEVDNSYIASQTFDDRREAQEALGWTVEASHDGERLVLAITDAKGYPVQPKMLTAKVGRTTTVRDDRTPDFRFDGRAYLAADDLAPGYWNIWLEAEAFDGTTFQQRLELYVKG; this is translated from the coding sequence ATGACACGCGAATTCAAGCTCACCGGCTGGCACGTCCTGGCCATCTTCGTCGGCGCCTTCGGCGTCATCATCGGGGTGAACGTCGCGCTGGCGTGGAACGCCGTCGCCACCTTCCCCGGGCTCGAGGTCGACAACTCATACATCGCAAGCCAGACCTTCGACGACCGCCGCGAGGCGCAGGAGGCGCTTGGCTGGACGGTGGAGGCCAGCCACGACGGCGAGCGCCTCGTGCTCGCGATCACCGACGCCAAGGGCTACCCTGTCCAGCCGAAGATGCTGACCGCCAAGGTCGGGCGCACCACCACCGTGCGCGACGACCGCACACCGGATTTCCGGTTCGACGGGCGCGCCTATCTTGCCGCCGACGATCTCGCCCCCGGTTACTGGAACATCTGGCTCGAGGCCGAGGCCTTCGACGGCACGACGTTCCAGCAGCGCCTGGAACTCTACGTCAAGGGATGA
- the ccoG gene encoding cytochrome c oxidase accessory protein CcoG, with product MADTQPSAPSLYEAREPIFPRRVSGKFRNLKWVLMAVMLGIYYITPWLRWDRGPALPDQAVLLDLADRRFFFFWIEIWPHEFYFVAGLLVMAGLGLFLFTSALGRVWCGYACPQTVWTDLFILVERWIEGDRNARLRLHRQKKLDARKIRLRITKWVAWFLIALFTGGAWVFYFTDAPTLLVNLVTGQAHPVAYTTILVLTGTTFAFGGFAREQICIYACPWPRIQAAMMDEDTLTVGYREWRGEPRGKHRKGPGAENLGDCIDCRACVNVCPTGIDIRDGQQMACITCALCIDACDDVMDKIGKPRGLIDYLALSDETREREGHAPRPVWKHVFRPRVILYTALWSLVGVGLLVALFLRPEVEMTVAPVRNPTFVVLSDGSIRNTYDVRLRNKHGEDRPYALSITDNPALLISLEGEDDLVVDVPANETYLQRVYVTAPGGTPEAQAERTDFTLRLEDTTTGDSAEKETVFNGRDN from the coding sequence GTGGCCGATACCCAACCTTCCGCCCCTTCCCTCTATGAAGCGCGCGAGCCGATCTTTCCGCGCCGCGTGAGCGGGAAATTCCGCAATCTCAAGTGGGTGCTGATGGCGGTCATGCTGGGCATCTACTACATCACGCCGTGGCTGCGCTGGGATCGCGGGCCGGCCCTGCCCGACCAGGCGGTGCTGCTCGACCTTGCCGACCGCCGGTTCTTCTTCTTCTGGATCGAGATCTGGCCGCACGAGTTCTACTTCGTCGCTGGCCTGCTCGTGATGGCGGGGCTCGGGCTGTTCCTCTTCACCTCGGCGCTCGGACGGGTCTGGTGCGGTTATGCCTGCCCGCAGACCGTCTGGACCGATCTCTTCATCCTCGTCGAGCGCTGGATCGAGGGCGACCGCAACGCCCGCCTCCGCCTGCACCGCCAGAAGAAGCTCGACGCCCGCAAGATCCGCCTGCGGATCACCAAGTGGGTGGCGTGGTTCCTGATCGCGCTGTTCACCGGCGGCGCCTGGGTGTTCTACTTCACCGACGCCCCGACCCTGCTGGTCAACCTCGTGACCGGGCAGGCGCACCCGGTGGCCTATACCACCATCCTCGTGCTGACCGGCACGACCTTTGCCTTCGGCGGCTTCGCACGCGAACAGATCTGCATCTACGCCTGCCCGTGGCCGCGGATCCAGGCGGCAATGATGGACGAGGACACGCTGACGGTCGGCTACCGCGAATGGCGCGGCGAGCCGCGTGGCAAGCACCGCAAGGGCCCCGGTGCCGAGAACCTCGGCGACTGCATCGACTGCCGCGCCTGCGTCAACGTCTGCCCCACCGGCATCGACATCCGTGACGGCCAGCAGATGGCCTGCATCACCTGCGCGCTCTGCATCGACGCCTGTGACGATGTCATGGACAAGATCGGCAAGCCGCGCGGGCTGATCGACTACCTCGCACTGTCCGACGAGACCCGCGAACGCGAGGGCCACGCGCCCCGTCCGGTCTGGAAGCACGTCTTCCGCCCGCGCGTGATCCTCTACACGGCGCTGTGGTCGCTGGTGGGCGTCGGCCTGCTCGTCGCCCTGTTCCTGCGCCCCGAGGTCGAGATGACCGTGGCGCCGGTGCGTAACCCCACCTTCGTGGTGCTCTCCGACGGTTCGATCCGCAACACCTACGACGTGCGGCTGCGCAACAAGCACGGCGAGGACCGGCCCTACGCGCTGTCGATCACCGACAACCCGGCACTGCTGATCTCGCTCGAAGGCGAAGACGACCTTGTCGTCGACGTGCCGGCCAACGAAACGTATCTTCAACGCGTCTACGTGACCGCCCCCGGCGGCACCCCCGAGGCGCAGGCCGAGCGCACCGACTTCACGCTGCGGCTCGAGGACACCACGACCGGCGACAGCGCCGAAAAGGAAACGGTCTTCAACGGACGGGACAACTGA
- a CDS encoding LysR substrate-binding domain-containing protein, translated as MDWSALPPLSALRAFAAYADRGSVAEAGQALNVSHAAISQQIRNLETWLGVSLLDRSGRRMRLTPEGERLAASLAEGFGTILHMTDELTGRDADRPLEISATPGFAATWLMPRLPSFRARHPDVSLTLDPSAAVRQLEPGGLDVAIRYGNGDWTGVESALLVESPIVVVAATTLVGEHEIRSPADLRPFPWLQELGTNEATEWFAEHGVSQDRKHGLTAMPGNLMIEAARQGQGVAITARLFVEPDIAAGRVRLLFEDRRKKGYYLVTRPGVMRPPLRHFVSWLRREAAKASSGM; from the coding sequence ATGGATTGGTCCGCACTCCCTCCCCTCTCGGCGCTGCGCGCCTTTGCCGCCTATGCCGATCGCGGCTCGGTGGCCGAGGCCGGGCAGGCGCTCAACGTGAGCCACGCGGCGATCAGCCAGCAGATCCGCAACCTCGAGACATGGCTGGGCGTGAGCCTGCTCGACCGGAGCGGCCGCCGGATGCGCCTCACACCCGAGGGCGAGCGGCTGGCGGCGTCGCTGGCCGAGGGTTTCGGCACGATCCTCCACATGACCGACGAGCTGACCGGGCGCGATGCCGACCGTCCGCTCGAAATCTCGGCCACGCCGGGCTTCGCCGCGACATGGCTCATGCCACGGCTTCCGAGCTTTCGCGCACGCCACCCCGACGTGAGCCTGACGCTCGATCCCTCGGCGGCGGTGCGACAGCTCGAACCCGGCGGGCTCGACGTGGCGATCCGCTACGGCAACGGCGACTGGACGGGGGTCGAGAGCGCCCTGCTCGTGGAGTCGCCGATCGTCGTGGTCGCCGCGACCACGCTTGTCGGAGAGCACGAGATCCGCTCGCCCGCCGACCTGCGGCCTTTCCCGTGGCTGCAGGAACTCGGGACCAACGAGGCGACCGAGTGGTTCGCCGAACATGGTGTCAGCCAGGACCGCAAGCACGGACTGACCGCGATGCCGGGCAACCTGATGATCGAGGCCGCGCGGCAGGGTCAGGGCGTGGCGATCACCGCGAGGCTCTTCGTCGAACCCGACATCGCAGCCGGCCGGGTGCGGCTGCTGTTCGAGGACCGCCGCAAGAAAGGCTACTACCTCGTGACCCGGCCCGGCGTGATGCGTCCGCCCCTGCGACACTTCGTTTCATGGCTTCGGCGGGAGGCGGCAAAAGCTTCATCGGGGATGTAA